Sequence from the Deltaproteobacteria bacterium genome:
ATAGCATTAGCAACGAGTACAAAATGCTATGAACAGACTTTAGCAGCAGCAGCGCGACCTTCGGATACTCTTGCATGTGTTATTAATGAACTTTTTATTAAAGCAGGGATAGGCGGGTGTGATCTAAAAGGAATCATAGTTGGTTTGGGTCCAGGCTCTTTTACTGGATTAAGGGTAGCATTAGCTACAGTAAAAGGTTTGGCTTTTAGTGCTGAAACTCCAGTTTATGGTGTATCTAGTTTAGCTTTATTAGCAGCAGGTTATGGTGTGGGTTTGTCTGCGCCTATTTTGGATGCACGCCGTGGTGAGGTTTTTTGTGCAGTATATGAAGTTAAAGATGATGGAGTGGTGGCTTTAAAAGTTGAAGATGCGGTGCGTACTCCTTTAGAGTTTGCGAGATTATTAACAAATTCAAATTCAGAATATGATTTAGTGAAAATTATTGGTGATAAGAGTGCGAGCAGTGCAGAAGTAGCAAATGCATGTGGTAAAACTATATTTGAAATACCCGCGCCACGAGCTGCAGCAGGATTTTTATTGGCAGCAGATCGTATTTATAAACAACAAAAAGAAAATATACTGACGTTAATTCCGCGTTATCTTCGAGCCAGTGCTGCTGAGCAGAGTATACAAAGTTAATTGGCTTACTGGCCTAAATGAACGTCGATGAATAGAAGCTGGGCCTAATTGTTTTATAGCGGCGATATGTTCAGCAGTACCATAACCTTTATGTTTTTCTAAGCCATAACCTGGGTGTTTTTGCG
This genomic interval carries:
- the tsaB gene encoding tRNA (adenosine(37)-N6)-threonylcarbamoyltransferase complex dimerization subunit type 1 TsaB; its protein translation is MQLPDISLAVKSLITKIGGPLLAIDTATAIGSIALATSTKCYEQTLAAAARPSDTLACVINELFIKAGIGGCDLKGIIVGLGPGSFTGLRVALATVKGLAFSAETPVYGVSSLALLAAGYGVGLSAPILDARRGEVFCAVYEVKDDGVVALKVEDAVRTPLEFARLLTNSNSEYDLVKIIGDKSASSAEVANACGKTIFEIPAPRAAAGFLLAADRIYKQQKENILTLIPRYLRASAAEQSIQS